The proteins below come from a single Gordonia pseudamarae genomic window:
- a CDS encoding alpha/beta fold hydrolase gives MSSTAEPAWFTRAIAHTPEHGSTTVDGCDIHYRAWGTVGSPGILLVHGGGANSAWWDHVAPFGAGTHRIVALDMSGHGDSGRRDSYRTQTWAKEAMAAARAGGIEGKPFVVGHSMGGWVTSQIAVDFGDELAGIIIVDSPLNDVPPEVGSMAKRAQSEQKRNGPRKSTLEEIVARFRPQPAQDVVLPYVGRNIAEQSVREVDGTWVWKFDRGIFSPNEHGFKLRDRLPEMKVRTAYVRCEHGLIPDDMAADINELLDHRVPMVELPDSGHHPMLDRPLTLIAAIRATIGAWEVYDRIEATGRAGM, from the coding sequence TTGTCATCCACAGCCGAACCCGCATGGTTCACCCGGGCGATCGCACACACACCCGAGCACGGCTCGACGACGGTCGACGGTTGTGACATCCACTACCGCGCCTGGGGCACGGTGGGCAGCCCCGGCATCCTGCTGGTGCACGGTGGCGGCGCCAACTCGGCGTGGTGGGATCACGTCGCCCCGTTCGGTGCGGGCACCCACCGCATCGTCGCGCTCGACATGAGCGGTCACGGCGACAGCGGCCGACGGGACAGTTACCGGACACAGACCTGGGCGAAGGAGGCGATGGCGGCGGCGCGGGCCGGTGGCATCGAGGGCAAACCGTTCGTCGTGGGGCACAGCATGGGCGGCTGGGTGACCTCCCAGATCGCCGTCGACTTCGGTGACGAGCTGGCCGGGATCATCATCGTCGACTCGCCGCTCAACGACGTGCCGCCCGAGGTCGGTTCGATGGCAAAACGCGCACAGTCGGAACAGAAACGGAACGGCCCCCGCAAGTCCACGCTGGAGGAGATCGTCGCCCGGTTCCGGCCGCAACCCGCCCAGGACGTGGTGCTGCCGTACGTGGGCCGCAACATCGCCGAACAATCGGTGCGCGAGGTCGACGGCACCTGGGTGTGGAAGTTCGACCGGGGGATCTTCAGCCCCAACGAGCACGGTTTCAAACTGCGTGACCGGTTGCCGGAGATGAAGGTGCGCACCGCTTACGTGCGCTGCGAGCACGGCCTTATCCCCGACGACATGGCCGCCGACATCAACGAACTGCTCGACCACCGGGTGCCGATGGTGGAACTGCCCGACAGCGGCCACCACCCGATGCTCGACCGCCCGCTCACCCTGATCGCCGCGATTCGCGCGACGATCGGCGCGTGGGAGGTGTACGACCGGATCGAGGCGACTGGTCGGGCCGGTATGTGA
- a CDS encoding Fic/DOC family N-terminal domain-containing protein, which translates to MTWEPGRPYNALPPPDVDALESRAVLRASIGATSALAKLDQAAVSMSNPTVLINSIPVLEAQASSEIENPYLFDCVCRVQHHQSSGDEGACRTGDEDCEPCDGRSHLQPT; encoded by the coding sequence ATGACCTGGGAGCCTGGCCGGCCGTACAACGCGCTACCGCCGCCTGACGTGGACGCCCTCGAATCCAGGGCTGTACTCAGGGCCTCGATCGGTGCGACCTCGGCACTGGCCAAGCTGGATCAGGCTGCGGTCTCGATGTCCAACCCAACTGTGCTGATCAACTCAATTCCTGTACTGGAAGCGCAGGCGAGCTCTGAGATCGAGAACCCTTACCTCTTCGACTGCGTCTGCCGTGTGCAGCATCATCAAAGCTCGGGAGATGAAGGTGCGTGCCGTACCGGGGACGAGGATTGCGAACCCTGTGACGGGCGAAGTCATCTACAGCCCACCTGA